The sequence CGTGGGCGGCATCGCTGCGCGCCTGTTCCAGGAAGCGGGCTCGAAGCTGGTCGCGGTGCAGGATCACACCGGCACGCTGTACAAGTCGACCGGTATCGATGCTGTCGCGCTGCTGGCTCACGTGGCGAAGACGGGCGGCGTCGGCGGTTTCCCGGAAGCCGACACGATCGCGAACGAAGATTTCTGGACGGTCGAATCCGACATCCTGATTCCGGCTGCGCTGGAAAACCAGATCACCGAAAAGAACGCCGGCAAGATCAAGACGAAGATCGTCGTGGAAGGCGCCAACGGCCCGACCACCACAGCAGCGGACGACATTCTGCACGACCGCGGCATCCTCGTGATTCCGGACGTGGTGGCGAATGCCGGCGGTGTGACGGTGTCGTACTTCGAATGGGTGCAGGACTTCTCGAGCTTCTTCTGGACGGAAGACGAGATCAATCAGCGTCTCGAGCGCGTGATGCGCGAAGCCTTTGCCGCAGTGTGGCAAGTGTCGAGCGAACAGAAGGTGTCCGTGCGGACCGCAGCGTTTATCGTCGCGTGTAAGCGGATCCTGGAAGCGCGTGAATTGCGCGGTCTGTATCCCTGATCTGATTGCGTGAAACGGCGGGTCCGCTACCTCGCGGGTCGCTGCAAAAACTTGCTTCAACGCCGTCCACAAGACGGCGTGCATCACCCGGCGGGCGGCATCGTATCGATGCCGCCCGCCTTCGCATGTCCGGAAAGATTGACCAACCGTCCAGGAAGCGCCGTTTAGAACGACAACGCGCGCCCTGAAGGACGTCCCGTTGGGGGATTGGCGGACACGCAACAAACATGGTTTATAGCAATACTTTCAGAATAATTACTTTGCTAAACTGGCGCCGGTTCTTGCCAAGGAGATCACACATGAAGATTAAAAAAGCTGCGCTGCTGCTCGCGACTCTCGGACTGCTTACAGTTGGCGCGCAGGCGCAAGACGCCGGTACGCTGAAAAAGATCAAGGACACGGGCGTCATTTCGCTGGGTCATCGCGAATCGTCGATCCCGTTTTCGTATTACGACGACAAGCAGAATGTCATCGGCTACTCGCAGGAATTCGCGCTGAAGGTGGTGGAGGCGGTTAAGCAGAAGCTGAACATGCCTAACCTGAAGGTCAAGCTCACGCCGGTCACGTCGCAAAACCGTATTCCGCTGGTGCAGAACGGCACCGTCGACATGGAATGCGGCTCGACCACGAATAACGCCGAGCGCCAGCAACAAGCTGCGTTCTCGAACACGATCTTCGTGATCGGCACGCGCCTGATGACCAAGAAAGACTCCGGCATCAAGGACTTCGCGGACCTGAAGGGCAAGACGGTCGTCACGACCGCCGGCACGACCTCCGAGCGCCTGCTTCGCAAGATGAATCAGGACAAGAGCATGGGCATGAACATCATCAGCGCGAAGGACCATGGCGAGTCGTTCCTGACGCTCTCCACCGGCCGTGCTGCCGCGTTCATGATGGACGACGCGCTGCTGGCAGGCGAACGCGCCAAGTCGAACAACCCGGGCGACTTCGTGATCGTCGGCACGCCGCAATCGCATGAAGCGTACGGCTGCATGATCCGCAAGAACGATCCGGAATTCAAGAAGGTGGTCGACGACGCGATCGCGAAGGTCGAGACCTCGGGCGAAGCCGATCAGATCTACAAGAAGTGGTTCGAATCGCCGATTCCGCCGAAGGGCCTGAACCTGAACTTCCCGGAAAGCGATGACATGAAGGCGCTCTTCAAGAGCCCGAATGACAAGGCAATCGATTAAACCTTAGCCGTTTTTTTGAAACGCTGAACGAGACGGAAGGGGCCACGCGCTTCTTCCGTTTCTTTTTGCTGGAGTCTTGGTCATGTCATATCACTGGAACTGGGGCATTCTGCTGAGTCCGGTCTCTACCGGCGAGCCGACCACCTATCTGGGCTGGCTGATGTCCGGCTTCTGGGTGACGATTACCGTGTCGCTGTCGGCATGGGTGATCGCGCTGATCGTCGGTTCGTTTTTCGGTGTGCTGCGCACGGTGCCGAACAAATGGGCGTCGGGTATCGGCACGCTCTACGTCGCGATTTTCCGCAACATCCCGCTGATCGTGCAGTTCTTTATCTGGTATCTGGTGATACCGGAGTTGCTGCCGGTGTCGATGGGGAACTGGTACAAGCAACTGCCGCCGGGCGCGCAGTTCTTCTCGTCGTCGATCATCTGTCTCGGGCTCTTCACTGCCGCGCGCGTGTGCGAGCAGGTGCGCTCGGGCATCAACGCGTTGCCGCGCGGCCAACGCGCCGCAGGTCTGGCAATGGGTTTCACGCAATGGCAGACGTATCGCTACGTGCTGCTGCCGGTGGCGTACCGGATCATCGTGCCGCCGCTCACGTCCGAGTTTCTGAATATCTTCAAGAATTCGGCCGTGGCATCGACAATCGGTCTGCTGGATTTGTCTGCCCAGGCGCGCCAACTGGTCGACTACACGTCGCAGACGTATGAGTCGTTCATCGCGGTCACGCTGGCGTATGTCCTGATCAATCTGGTCGTGATGCAACTGATGCGCTGGGTCGAACACAAAACCCGGTTGCCCGGCTATATCGGAGGTAAGTGATGCATCATTTCGACTGGAGCGGTATTCCGGGCGCACTGCCTACGTTGTGGACCGGCGCGATCGTCACCATCAAGATCACGCTGATCGCGATCGTGATCGGCATTGTCTGGGGCACCATTCTCGCGATTATGCGGCTCTCGCCATTCAAGCCGTTCGAATGGTTCGCGAAGGCTTATGTCACGATCTTCCGTTCGATCCCGCTGGTGATGGTGCTGCTGTGGTTCTTCCTGATCGTGCCGCAGGTGCTGCAAAACGTGCTGGGCTTGTCGCCGGATATCGACATTCGGCTCGCGTCGGCGATGGTCGCTTTCTCGCTGTTCGAGGCTGCGTACTATTCGGAGATTATCCGTGCCGGCATTCAGGCGGTGCCGCGCGGGCAGGTCAATGCCGCGTTTGCGCTCGGCATGAGCTACCCGCAGGCCATGCGTCTCATCGTGCTGCCGCAGGCGTTCCGCGCGATGGTGCCGCTGCTGCTTACCCAAGGTATCGTGCTGTTTCAGGATACGTCGCTCGTCTACGTGATCAGCCTCGCCGACTTCTTCCGCACCGCCACGAATATTGGCGACCGTGACGGTACGAATGTCGAAATGGTACTGTTCGCGGGCGCGTGTTATTTCGTGGTCTGTGTGATCGCGTCGAGCCTCGTCAAAGGTCTTCAGAAAAAGGTCGCAAGATGATCTCTATCAAGAATGTTTCGAAGTGGTACGGTCAGTTTCAAGTGCTGACCGACTGCACGACGGAAGTCAAAAAAGGTGAAGTGGTGGTGGTGTGCGGGCCGTCGGGCTCGGGCAAGTCCACGCTGATCAAAACTGTCAACGGCCTCGAGCCGTTCCAGAAGGGCGAGATCGTCATCAATGGCCAATCGCTGACCGACAAGAAAACCAATCTGTCGAAACTGCGTGCCAAGGTCGGCATGGTGTTCCAGCACTTCGAGCTGTTTCCGCATCTGTCGATCGTGCAGAACCTGACGCTTGCGCAGATCAAGGTACTCGGCCGTTCGAAGGACGAAGCCACGACCAAGGGCTACAAGCTGCTCGATCGCGTCGGTCTGCGCGCGCATGCGGATAAGTTTCCGGGGCAATTGTCGGGCGGTCAGCAGCAGCGTGTGGCGATTGCGCGCGCGCTGTCGATGGACCCCATCGCGATGCTGTTCGACGAACCGACTTCCGCGCTCGATCCGGAAATGATCAACGAAGTGCTTGACGTGATGGTCGAACTCGCGCAGGAAGGGATGACGATGATGTGCGTCACGCACGAAATGGGCTTTGCCAAGAAGGTCGCGCACCGCGTGATCTTCATGGACAAGGGCCTGATCGTCGAAGACGACCGCAAGGAAGACTTTTTCGCGAATCCGAAGTCGGATCGTGCGAAGGATTTTCTGGCGAAGATCCTGCACTAAGCGTGTCGCCTGGCCGCGCTGGCTGGTTGGCTCATGCAGAAAAAAAGCCGCTTCGGAAGAAGCGGCTTTTTCGTATCAGGATTCGAAAGCAGCGGCGTCGTCGGCCGCTTCGAGGTCGACCTCGGCCGTGGCCACCGCCTCAACTGTGGCCGCAATCGTAGTCGCCGAAGCCGATGCGTCCAACGCCGGATTGCGCAGCTTCTCCAGCACCGAAGCCGGCACCGGCACGTTGACCCTGCCGATCACATCGCCGTGCTGGAACATCATCAGATCGCCTGGCTGGAAGGCGGTCCACACTTCGTTATCGGTGAGCGGCTTGGTCGCGATCACGGCGACGCGGTCTTCCGGCGTCGTGTATTTGGCGAAATCGATCGACACGTCCGCATCGACCAGAT comes from Burkholderia sp. GAS332 and encodes:
- a CDS encoding L-glutamate-binding protein /L-aspartate-binding protein yields the protein MKIKKAALLLATLGLLTVGAQAQDAGTLKKIKDTGVISLGHRESSIPFSYYDDKQNVIGYSQEFALKVVEAVKQKLNMPNLKVKLTPVTSQNRIPLVQNGTVDMECGSTTNNAERQQQAAFSNTIFVIGTRLMTKKDSGIKDFADLKGKTVVTTAGTTSERLLRKMNQDKSMGMNIISAKDHGESFLTLSTGRAAAFMMDDALLAGERAKSNNPGDFVIVGTPQSHEAYGCMIRKNDPEFKKVVDDAIAKVETSGEADQIYKKWFESPIPPKGLNLNFPESDDMKALFKSPNDKAID
- a CDS encoding L-glutamate ABC transporter membrane protein /L-aspartate ABC transporter membrane protein, which gives rise to MSYHWNWGILLSPVSTGEPTTYLGWLMSGFWVTITVSLSAWVIALIVGSFFGVLRTVPNKWASGIGTLYVAIFRNIPLIVQFFIWYLVIPELLPVSMGNWYKQLPPGAQFFSSSIICLGLFTAARVCEQVRSGINALPRGQRAAGLAMGFTQWQTYRYVLLPVAYRIIVPPLTSEFLNIFKNSAVASTIGLLDLSAQARQLVDYTSQTYESFIAVTLAYVLINLVVMQLMRWVEHKTRLPGYIGGK
- a CDS encoding L-glutamate ABC transporter membrane protein /L-aspartate ABC transporter membrane protein, with product MHHFDWSGIPGALPTLWTGAIVTIKITLIAIVIGIVWGTILAIMRLSPFKPFEWFAKAYVTIFRSIPLVMVLLWFFLIVPQVLQNVLGLSPDIDIRLASAMVAFSLFEAAYYSEIIRAGIQAVPRGQVNAAFALGMSYPQAMRLIVLPQAFRAMVPLLLTQGIVLFQDTSLVYVISLADFFRTATNIGDRDGTNVEMVLFAGACYFVVCVIASSLVKGLQKKVAR
- a CDS encoding L-glutamate ABC transporter ATP-binding protein /L-aspartate ABC transporter ATP-binding protein: MISIKNVSKWYGQFQVLTDCTTEVKKGEVVVVCGPSGSGKSTLIKTVNGLEPFQKGEIVINGQSLTDKKTNLSKLRAKVGMVFQHFELFPHLSIVQNLTLAQIKVLGRSKDEATTKGYKLLDRVGLRAHADKFPGQLSGGQQQRVAIARALSMDPIAMLFDEPTSALDPEMINEVLDVMVELAQEGMTMMCVTHEMGFAKKVAHRVIFMDKGLIVEDDRKEDFFANPKSDRAKDFLAKILH